In Calliopsis andreniformis isolate RMS-2024a chromosome 6, iyCalAndr_principal, whole genome shotgun sequence, a single genomic region encodes these proteins:
- the LOC143181054 gene encoding uncharacterized protein LOC143181054, whose protein sequence is MVRHFSFAFPTTLSEKVGGINNFAIGSLFLYVLLATAIVYLEDCHGRKHKCRALLDPGSQSNFLTEEVAKKLGLSCNPFSGRFTGLARKVSNVYSWTQTRLHSRVTSFETSLRCLVIPRITDDLPNVAIDSNVISIPSNLKLADPHFYQTGKIDILLGGGLFWKLLCVGQTNLGSNLPTIQKTQLGWIVAGGMCLFPCYGRPKLECQLVTNEDLQNQLKKFWAIEEPNYPHKIVNNECEAYFQKTTIRDNNVRFVVKIPFKPEINELGDSRVMAEKRFYALERKFCKNPAQKGEYCTFMKEYEDLGHMTRITDCKAQKLQFFLPHHAVFKQTSTTTKLRVVFDGSAKTSSGLSLNEVQQVGPTVQDDLMSIALRFRKHKYVLSADIEKMYRQVQIAPEERRFQRILWRPDDTQPIQTFELNTVTYGTASAPFLATRALMQLGKNHAVSFPSASRAIIKDFYVDDLLTGASSIDEARKLRREISDILHSAGFPLRKWASNDSRILDNEDEGPQRVEDVPECREYPCVLIGTTHRGFELFEKFSSYNRLIRVTAYCLRFIRNIRKLQDLKPTVDDKHDSISSKLLNIKELEIARKVLLKLAQRDTFATELHTLRQTKTVSKSSRLPSLNPFLDPDGLIRLGGRLANAKLSYDERFPIILSSKHPLTDLIILHEHSQLLHGGCQLVIASIRRKYWPLSCRLIVRNLLRKCIRCFRVKPNTVNYTMGGLPASRVTPSRAFSTCGVDYAGPFPIREKSRCRVIIKAYLCVFVCFVTKAVHLELASDLSTQAFFNCLRRFIARRGKCNTIYSDNGTNFVGARNELNDLGILLLTEKHRTQISDFCTVIGIQWHFIPPHVPHFGGLWESAVKSAKYHLKRVVGQTNLTFEELYTMITQVESCMNSRPLCPLTDDPSDLTPLTPSHFLIGGVLTSLPEPDLRDVKPSRLIRYQHLQYMLQHFWTRWQKEYLHQLQQRNKWMEGITAKFGPGTLVIVKDDNAPPLKWHMGRIIELHPGKDNVTRVVSIKLSDSVIKRPVTKICILPLEDDSSIQLETVNSDKQA, encoded by the coding sequence ATGGTCAGGCATTTTAGTTTTGCGTTCCCTACCACTTTATCAGAAAAGGTGGGCGGAATCAACAATTTCGCTATTGGTTCTCTGTTCTTGTATGTATTATTAGCCACCGCAATCGTTTACTTGGAAGACTGTCATGGTAGGAAACATAAATGCAGAGCACTTTTAGATCCAGGTTCTCAATCAAATTTTTTGACGGAAGAAGTCGCTAAAAAATTAGGCTTATCTTGTAATCCATTTTCTGGAAGGTTTACGGGTTTAGCACGTAAAGTCAGTAATGTATATAGTTGGACTCAGACAAGGTTACATTCACGAGTTACATCATTTGAAACATCACTTCGTTGTTTGGTAATTCCAAGGATAACGGATGACCTTCCTAATGTAGCCATAGATTCAAATGTAATTTCTATACCTTCAAATTTAAAGTTAGCCGATCCACATTTTTACCAAACAGGGAAAATTGATATATTACTTGGCGGAGGATTATTTTGGAAATTGTTATGTGTAGGACAGACAAACCTTGGATCTAATTTGCCGACAATACAAAAAACACAATTAGGATGGATAGTAGCGGGAGGCatgtgtttgtttccatgttatgGGAGACCAAAATTAGAATGTCAGTTAGTAACAAACGAAGATTTACAAAATCAGTTAAAAAAATTTTGGGCTATAGAAGAACCTAATTATCCACACAAAATTGTTAATAATGAGTGTGAAGCATATTTTCAAAAGACAACCATACGCGATAATAACGTGCGATTTGTAGTCAAAATTCCATTTAAACCAGAAATTAATGAACTAGGGGATTCGCGAGTTATGGCTGAAAAACGGTTTTACGCTCTTGAACgtaaattttgtaaaaatcCCGCCCAGAAAGGAGAATACTGCACATTTATGAAAGAATATGAAGACTTAGGGCATATGACACGGATAACAGATTGTAAAGCACAgaaattacaattttttcttCCACATCATGCGGTGTTTAAACAAACTAGTACCACGACGAAACTCCGCGTAGTCTTCGATGGATCAGCGAAAACTAGTTCAGGTTTGTCGTTAAATGAAGTACAGCAAGTAGGACCGACGGTACAGGATGACTTAATGTCTATTGCATTGCGATTTCGAAAACACAAGTATGTCTTGTCAGCAGACATAGAGAAAATGTATAGGCAGGTCCAGATTGCACCAGAGGAGCGACGGTTTCAAAGGATTTTATGGCGTCCTGATGATACTCAACCCATTCAAACATTCGAACTGAATACTGTCACTTATGGAACAGCTTCCGCGCCTTTTTTGGCGACAAGGGCTCTTATGCAGCTGGGTAAAAATCATGCTGTTAGTTTTCCATCAGCGAGTCGTGCAATAATAAAAGACTTTTATGTAGATGACTTGCTAACAGGAGCAAGTAGTATCGATGAGGCTAGGAAGTTACGACGtgaaatttctgacatcttACATAGTGCTGGATTTCCTCTTCGAAAATGGGCATCTAACGACTCAAGGATCTTAGACAACGAAGATGAGGGTCCACAAAGGGTTGAAGACGTCCCAGAATGCAGAGAATATCCATGCGTGTTAATAGGAACTACACATAGAGGATTTGAATTGTTCGAgaaattttcatcgtataatagattaATACGTGTCACTGCGTATTGCTTACGATTTATACGTAATATACGGAAACTACAAGATTTGAAGCCCACGGTCGACGATAAACACGATAGTATTTCCAGTAAACTCTTAAATATTAAAGAATTAGAAATTGCGAGAAAGGTTTTACTAAAATTAGCACAGAGAGATACATTTGCAACTGAACTGCATACCTTAAGGCAAACAAAAACAGTATCAAAATCTAGTAGACTGCCATCGTTAAATCCTTTTTTAGATCCGGACGGCCTTATTAGATTAGGCGGTCGTTTGGCTAATGCGAAATTGTCATATGATGAAAGATTTCCAATTATATTATCTTCGAAACATCCGCTAACAGATTTAATAATTCTTCACGAACATTCGCAATTGTTACATGGTGGATGTCAATTAGTAATTGCGTCAATCCGACGGAAATATTGGCCTCTTTCATGCAGATTAATTGTCAGGAACCTCTTAAGAAAATGTATCAGATGCTTTCGTGTGAAACCGAACACTGTAAATTATACGATGGGTGGTTTACCTGCATCGCGAGTGACTCCTTCGAGAGCATTTTCTACCTGCGGGGTTGATTACGCAGGTCCGTTTCCGATTAGAGAAAAGTCTCGGTGTCGAGTCATAATAAAAGCGTATTTATGTGTGTTTGTATGCTTTGTAACTAAGGCAGTTCATTTGGAGCTAGCTTCGGATCTTAGTACTCAAGCATTTTTTAATTGTTTACGTCGATTTATAGCGCGCCGGGGAAAGTGTAATACCATTTATTCAGATAATGGCACCAATTTTGTGGGCGCACGTAATGAGTTAAATGATTTAGGCATATTGTTATTAACCGAAAAACACAGAACACAAATATCTGATTTTTGTACAGTGATAGGCATCCAATGGCATTTTATACCTCCTCATGTACCGCATTTTGGCGGTTTATGGGAAAGTGCTGTAAAATCAGCGAAGTACCATCTGAAGCGAGTAGTCGGCCAAACTAATTTAACCTTTGAGGAATTATATACAATGATCACACAGGTTGAATCGTGCATGAATTCCCGTCCATTATGCCCGTTGACTGATGATCCTTCTGATCTTACTCCTTTAACCCCCAGTCATTTCCTTATCGGTGGCGTACTGACCTCACTTCCGGAGCCTGATCTGCGAGATGTTAAACCATCTAGACTAATTAGATACCAGCATCTTCAGTACATGTTACAGCATTTTTGGACAAGATGGCAGAAAGAATATCTGCATCAACTCCAACAACGGAACAAATGGATGGAGGGGATTACAGCCAAATTCGGACCAGGGACCCTGGTGATAGTCAAGGATGACAATGCACCACCACTGAAATGGCACATGGGCAGAATCATTGAACTTCATCCTGGGAAAGACAATGTCACACGCGTTGTTAGCATTAAATTATCTGATAGTGTAATAAAACGACCTGTGACGAAGATTTGTATTTTGCCATTAGAGGATGACTCAAGTATTCAATTAGAGACTGTGAATTCAGATAAACAAGCATga
- the LOC143181056 gene encoding uncharacterized protein LOC143181056, giving the protein MLGRLLPNLGGPNEMVRRLYVGVVRAMALYGCSVWAHGPVISRSAWRMVRRVQRLMVIQVVRGYRTLSHETAAVLADVVPFDIQAEASADVYRRLQALRQAGDAPLDMVVESEMSCLMSNVVNRKNPKFRMGHGTLGFFLALNSN; this is encoded by the exons ATGCTTGGTCGACTTTTGCCCAACCTAGGGGGACCCAACGAGATGGTACGCCGCCTGTATGTGGGagtggtgcgggccatggccctCTACGGATGTTCCGTATGGGCCCACGGCCCTGTGATCAGTCGGAGCGCGTGGCGCATGGtgcgccgcgtgcagaggctAATGGTCATCCAGGTCGTCCGGGGCTACCGCACCCTATCGCACGAAACGGCGGCGGTCCTGGCGGATGTTGTCCCCTTTgacatccaggcggaggcaAGCGCCGATGTGTATCGgcgtctgcaagccctccgtcAGGCTGGGGACGCCCCGCTGGATATGGTGGTCGAGTCTGAAATGAG CTGCTTAATGTCTAACGTTGTAAACAGGAAAAACCCCAAATTCCGAATGGGACACGGAACTCTTGGGTTTTTCCTGGCGCTCAATAGTAATTGA